In Candidatus Margulisiibacteriota bacterium, the genomic stretch AAACAAAATGGATTTCAGGATGAATTTGGATATATAGATAGAAGAGTACTTGGTTTTGCTAAAAGTATAGATATTAAAGGCGATAATATTAGAATTCATTTTAATAGAGAGAATTCGGAATTAGTCGCACTTTATTCTGAAATGACTCAGCATTATATTAATAAAGGTTTTAATAAGATGGACGCAAAAAAACAAGCACGTGAAGCTATTGCAGATTTGATTTGTAGAGCTTATGTTGTTAATGAAGCAGATAAAGCTGATGTTAAGGTTGATGAGATGATCGATGCTGCTGATAAATTAATTCAAAAAGCCACTAAACAAATAGATGCGATTAATGTGAAGATAATTGAACTTCAAAAAATTGCTACTAAAGAGTTGTTTAGAACTGTTATTGAGGGTGCAGGCATATTCTTGCCTAAGATTTTTGGCAGTACGGATTTGGCAATTACCGCAGCTCAGCTAGTATTAGCTGAAATGATGAAAAATGAAGGTCAGAAAGATATTTCAACTAGAAAGATTTTAGGAGACATTTTAACTGAGAATCTTCTTAAATCCTTTAATGACTTAAAAAATAGATTAATAGAAATGAAAGCAGACCCTGTAGTTGTTAGGGCAGTTTGGAATATTTTATCAGCTATTGATCCAAAGGGATTAGTTGCTAGTAATTTTCATAAAAAGGCTAACCAACCAGTTATGGCTAGATAAAAGGCGTTATTCCTTCCACTAATAGTGGTAAATGTTTTTTGATTGCATCCCAAACAATTTTCTCATCAATTTCACTATAACCATGGATAAGTATATTGCTAAATCCAATAATTCTTTGATAGTCACTGATGTTGTTAATGAACTCTGTATGATTAAATTTGATGGTATTAAGTGCCTCTCCAATTATTTCAAAGTTCCTTTCAACTGCGCGTTGAACCAGCTTATTTGTAGAATAATCATTGAAAGTAAAGTTATTTGTGTATGAGTTTATTTCTTGTGCTGAACCAATTATATTGAAAAGGTATTTTTTATTGATTCTGCAAAGTAGGGGTTTTTTAATTTTTCATCTTTTATCATAAACAACTATCAGAGTCTAGTAACTTTCCCTAATTACAGATAAACTATTTATATGATTAATTCACTTCGTAAATACAAAACACTGCTCCTAACAGTCATTACTTTTTTGTCTCCGTTAATATTATTATATCTTCTGGTTTATGGTGGAATTGTCGGTGCAATTGGTGGCGTGGTTTGGGGAATTGAAAAAGGTAGAAACTTTTTGTTTGCTGATAGTAGAGAAGATAAATCTTCAAATAATTTCTTTTTTCTGATTATCCGGATGGTGTTAGTTGCCTATGTTTTCTCTTTTATTTGCATTGTGGCTTTTGTGATTTGTGCTATTCTTGGCCCTTTCAAAGCATTCGCAAAACTTAGAAGAGGCTGGAAATATTTAATGGATGGTACTGCCTTTAAATACAACAGAAAGAAGGCTGGTAGAAAGCCTCTTGTTTTGGTTGTAGAAGATGAGGTAGATTTAGCTGACTATGTCGCTGGCAAGATACTTACTACTGGTAAATATGC encodes the following:
- a CDS encoding response regulator; this translates as MINSLRKYKTLLLTVITFLSPLILLYLLVYGGIVGAIGGVVWGIEKGRNFLFADSREDKSSNNFFFLIIRMVLVAYVFSFICIVAFVICAILGPFKAFAKLRRGWKYLMDGTAFKYNRKKAGRKPLVLVVEDEVDLADYVAGKILTTGKYATVIAHNGKEALRVLEKHERFLGIASNRIGCIVLDIKMPEMNGIQFLQELRRREGVLFFRDSGAFQQIPVIMLSAYEDVQKISDATNPKLGKIARYIMKPEKPEHYDELISAVENVFSGKDQEMVTNAYLSGNYRISELKK